A genomic segment from Necator americanus strain Aroian chromosome III, whole genome shotgun sequence encodes:
- a CDS encoding hypothetical protein (NECATOR_CHRIII.G9962.T1), whose amino-acid sequence MGFITTHLPYAGRTTTLRVGENYVESRQDPNANQIIVPQMPTWKKYARIVLPHVGLILLSLLYVVGGAVAFYHMERPNEMAVRESAIKRFNQHKERMLDELWTLVESGAPADLIEERANLYVENSTRILFEAFDTHFISAALLKPGGEDEEYSWTFITALFFTATLLTTIGYGNLVPVTWHGRMFCIAYALLGVPLILITVADIGKFLSENIIWLYSRYSKARKQCRHHHYNALPTKDEHNREGEQLMQGLEQYISIPVALIVMILLGYMTVGAVLLGSWENWQFFSGFYFSFITMTTVGFGDIVPVNREFYLLDLCYIIVGLAITTMCIDLVGIQYIRKIHYFGRAIKDARFALVNVGGKMVHVPDLMRYASVLQQKYGHKKPQDTVIVKGAYAPKDINKIRFIDYGALASVESFQTIFSNMMSTKSKEAVAV is encoded by the exons ATGGGTTTCATCACTACACATCTACCGTATGCTGGACGAACAACAACATTACGAGTTGGTGAGAACTATGTGGAGTCTAGGCAAGATCCGAATGCCAACCAA ATCATCGTCCCGCAGATGCCAACATGGAAAAAATACGCGCGGATAGTTTTGCCCCATGTTGGTCTTATCCTGCTATCGTTATTGTATGTCGTTGGAGGCGCCGTAGCCTTCTATCATATGGAGCGTCCGAATGAG ATGGCTGTTCGAGAGTCGGCGATTAAACGGTTCAACCAACATAAAGAACGAATGTTAGACGAATTATGGACTCTAGTTGAGTCCGGTGCACCGGCAG ATTTAATTGAGGAGCGAGCTAACCTCTACGTTGAGAATTCAACTCGTATTCTCTTTGAAGCTTTCGACACTCACTTCATTAGTGCAGCTCTTCTGAAGCCTGGTGGTGAAGATGAAGAA TACTCATGGACATTCATCACAGCATTATTCTTTACTGCAACCCTTCTCACCACGATTG GATATGGTAATCTTGTCCCTGTAACATGGCATGGGAGAATGTTCTGCATTGCCTACGCTCTTCTTGGAGTACCTCTCATTCTCATCACTGTAGCGGATATTGGCAAATTTCTGtctgaaaatattatttggttATATTCAAG ATACTCAAAAGCTCGTAAACAATGCCGTCATCACCACTATAACGCTCTGCCCACAAAGGATGAACATAACCGAGAAGGAGAGCAATTAATGCAG GGCCTGGAACAATACATCTCGATCCCCGTCGCTCTTATTGTTATGATATTGTTGGGTTACATGACTGTCGGAGCAGTACTTCTTGGATCATGGGAAAACTGGCAATTCTTCTCAGGATTTTACTTCTCCTTCATCACAATGACTACG GTTGGCTTTGGCGACATTGTCCCTGTTAATCGAGAATTCTACCTGCTTGACCTTTGCTATATAATAGTTGGCCTAGCTATAAC AACCATGTGCATTGATCTCGTTGGCATACAGTATATCCGCAAAATCCACTATTTTGGTAGAGCTATAAAG GATGCTCGATTCGCTCTTGTGAATGTAGGCGGGAAAATGGTGCATGTGCCAGATCTTATGAGATACGCAAGCGTTCTGCAACAG aaatatggACATAAGAAACCGCAGGATACAGTAATAGTGAAAGGAGCTTATGCACCGAAGGATATCAACAAAATTAG GTTCATTGATTACGGTGCATTGGCATCTGTGGAAAGCTTCCAGACGATCTTCTCTAATATGATGAGTACTAAATCCAAGGAGGCGGTTGCAGTTTAG